From one Actinopolyspora saharensis genomic stretch:
- a CDS encoding ABC transporter permease, whose product MTTTLTAPPDGSAGTEHERRNWQGASVWTQVTVLTGRSLRAVLRDPRIVVFSLLQPLIMLTLFSQVFGKALMGSIASQTDSYINYLMPAILVTTGIGASLQSGVGLITDMKNGVLGRFRALPIRLGTVLVARSLADMFRTAVQLVVLLLAATVLFGFAPEGGLTGTISAWLLALLVSWSLTWVFLAIASWVRKEEVMQSVGFLAMFPLMFASSAFVPLDALPGWLRVVARINPLTYAVDASRDLCLALPVGSGVWSALGTSVLLLVVGAVFAVRGFRRPL is encoded by the coding sequence ATGACCACTACACTGACCGCCCCTCCGGACGGGTCCGCGGGCACTGAGCACGAACGTCGCAACTGGCAGGGCGCGAGCGTCTGGACCCAGGTCACGGTCCTCACCGGCAGGTCGCTGCGCGCGGTGCTGCGTGACCCGCGGATAGTCGTCTTCAGCCTGTTACAGCCGCTGATCATGCTGACGCTGTTCAGCCAGGTCTTCGGCAAGGCGCTGATGGGCAGCATCGCGTCCCAGACGGACAGCTACATCAACTACCTGATGCCCGCGATCCTGGTGACCACGGGGATCGGGGCCTCCCTGCAGTCCGGTGTCGGACTGATCACCGACATGAAGAACGGCGTGCTGGGCAGGTTCCGGGCGCTGCCCATCCGGCTCGGCACGGTGCTGGTGGCGCGCAGCCTGGCCGACATGTTCCGCACCGCCGTGCAGCTCGTGGTCCTGCTGCTGGCGGCGACCGTGCTGTTCGGGTTCGCGCCGGAGGGTGGACTGACGGGCACGATCAGCGCGTGGCTGCTGGCCCTGCTCGTCAGCTGGTCGCTGACCTGGGTCTTTCTCGCCATCGCCTCCTGGGTGCGCAAGGAGGAGGTGATGCAGAGCGTGGGCTTCCTGGCGATGTTCCCGCTGATGTTCGCCTCCAGCGCGTTCGTGCCGCTGGACGCGCTGCCCGGTTGGCTGCGGGTCGTGGCCCGCATCAATCCGCTCACCTACGCCGTCGACGCCTCCCGGGACCTCTGCCTGGCGCTGCCCGTGGGCAGCGGGGTCTGGTCCGCCCTGGGGACCAGTGTGCTGCTGCTCGTGGTCGGCGCCGTGTTCGCGGTCAGGGGGTTTCGCCGGCCCCTGTGA
- a CDS encoding TetR/AcrR family transcriptional regulator, protein MSTDRSRRRAPAMSSERRREEIVRATLPLLVEQGPNITTRSIARAAEVAEGTIFRVFTDKNELLQACVSEAFRTDEACARIRSIPPEHDLADRLSRASSIVLDHFHRLGKLVHNLSDSEYDVHRHQKAEQHRTEGGPQFVRDLIDACAELVARDEHRFRKSPGDVARMLLGLLMSTRFETTTPEDEQSAIESRIDVLLNGVLAEPGQHEHR, encoded by the coding sequence GTGAGCACGGATCGTTCTCGGCGCAGGGCGCCCGCGATGAGTTCGGAACGACGTCGGGAGGAGATCGTTCGGGCCACGCTGCCGCTGCTGGTCGAGCAGGGGCCCAACATCACGACCCGCTCGATCGCGCGGGCCGCCGAGGTCGCGGAAGGAACGATCTTCCGGGTTTTCACGGACAAGAACGAGCTGCTGCAAGCCTGCGTCTCCGAGGCCTTCCGCACCGACGAGGCGTGCGCGCGCATCAGGTCGATCCCACCGGAGCACGACTTGGCCGATCGGCTGAGCCGGGCTTCCTCGATCGTGTTGGACCACTTCCACCGTCTGGGCAAGCTCGTGCACAATCTCTCCGATTCGGAGTACGACGTGCACCGGCACCAGAAAGCCGAACAGCACCGCACCGAGGGCGGGCCCCAGTTCGTCCGGGACTTGATCGACGCCTGCGCGGAACTGGTGGCCCGGGACGAGCACAGGTTCCGCAAGTCGCCCGGCGACGTCGCCCGGATGTTGCTCGGGCTGCTGATGAGTACGCGATTCGAAACGACCACCCCGGAAGACGAGCAGTCCGCGATCGAATCGCGCATCGACGTGCTGCTCAACGGGGTCCTGGCCGAACCGGGCCAGCACGAGCACCGCTGA
- a CDS encoding DUF6571 family protein: protein MDYRKLKNAAPAKLSEAGEAWKSLLDEFDKVISDFRAQVCDQLDNGDFWRGEAKELATAHGKRIHKRMREYRDRIAPVSEALNTAAEEITTCQRQVRGVADEVNGRGGNWRFDANGEITYPEGQRSEYESYVAEIEGILSRAAEADQEAARALSEADDTLEYLNEVLTEERREEEQAAKEAAELASQSPDELSFAEGKKLAQLLRENGKDPAFAGEFLERVQPKQLLKLTDHLQDMPLGNWDSHTQESGPSRSELISSLQRRLGETLATGTGEEGREYLGEDLHGPEEEGSTDQRAASYGKRMLKAAENWDTGFLGLGSHEDTGYRALGMLLHSGEYSRDFLNPVGDGLVEADKKDAFEPLRGNDINHVDDRGRGGDPLVGLMTALEHSPDAAGSFFDPARNDENLGHLVQREWPVDRYDHAEGPRHDSSPTEQEENLGHDLLGKALESATLGEQHGSAEAARTVSGMVHTLANTDDSMQDPGQGTIPPPLRDSVGHMLSNYMGAVHDAGPPSPNDGDSLGMSGDNPNWATGAAGDMNPRFSQSEVYKVMGSAAYDPNAYAEMRDANMVHTELRLDSIAANDSIPLEERRGEMEEKASKASSVFGALDEARSYAVDEFYDGEDAAFNSKIDAGGTLTSWAVTGASAAWSGPGGAALGTAGADAVDQVAEQLKQDSSNVVTRETADLQGKGQNDANSLLNQTLWENRMWKEGEPPPPELFPGESSQRIIDSNGRMSETYQEWVGSRDPYDLREHTVQNAYHTGADVYADATGNRPVRVSETE from the coding sequence ATGGATTACCGGAAGCTGAAGAACGCCGCTCCCGCGAAGCTCAGCGAGGCGGGTGAGGCGTGGAAATCGCTGCTCGATGAGTTTGACAAGGTGATCTCCGATTTCCGCGCCCAGGTGTGCGACCAGTTGGACAACGGGGACTTCTGGCGCGGTGAGGCCAAGGAGCTCGCCACCGCGCACGGGAAGCGGATCCACAAGAGGATGCGGGAGTACCGCGACCGGATCGCCCCGGTGAGCGAGGCGTTGAACACGGCGGCCGAGGAGATCACCACTTGTCAGCGGCAGGTCCGCGGGGTGGCCGATGAGGTGAACGGCAGGGGCGGTAATTGGCGCTTCGACGCGAACGGGGAGATCACCTACCCGGAGGGGCAGCGGAGCGAGTACGAGTCCTACGTCGCTGAGATAGAGGGGATCCTGTCCAGGGCAGCCGAGGCGGATCAGGAGGCGGCGCGTGCGCTGTCCGAGGCCGACGACACGCTCGAGTACCTGAACGAGGTGCTGACCGAGGAACGCAGGGAGGAGGAGCAGGCGGCAAAGGAGGCCGCCGAGCTGGCCTCCCAGTCCCCGGACGAGCTCAGCTTCGCGGAGGGCAAGAAGCTCGCGCAGTTGTTGCGCGAGAACGGCAAGGATCCCGCCTTCGCCGGGGAGTTCCTGGAACGGGTGCAGCCGAAGCAGCTGCTCAAGCTGACCGATCACCTGCAGGACATGCCGTTGGGCAACTGGGACTCCCACACGCAGGAATCGGGGCCGAGTCGTTCCGAGTTGATCAGCAGTTTGCAGCGCCGGCTGGGCGAGACGCTGGCCACCGGAACCGGCGAGGAGGGGCGCGAGTACCTGGGGGAGGACCTGCACGGTCCGGAGGAGGAAGGCAGCACGGACCAGCGGGCCGCGAGCTACGGCAAGCGGATGTTGAAGGCGGCGGAGAACTGGGACACCGGTTTTCTGGGGCTGGGGAGCCACGAGGACACCGGCTATCGCGCTCTCGGGATGCTACTGCACAGCGGTGAGTACTCGAGAGACTTCCTGAATCCGGTCGGGGACGGGCTCGTCGAGGCCGACAAGAAGGACGCCTTCGAGCCGCTGCGGGGCAACGACATCAACCATGTCGACGACCGCGGTCGTGGCGGGGATCCGCTGGTGGGGCTGATGACGGCCCTGGAGCACAGCCCGGACGCCGCGGGCTCGTTCTTCGATCCCGCTCGCAACGATGAGAACCTGGGGCATCTGGTCCAGCGGGAGTGGCCGGTGGACCGGTACGACCACGCCGAGGGACCGCGACACGACTCGAGTCCGACCGAGCAGGAGGAGAACCTCGGGCACGACCTGCTCGGCAAGGCCCTGGAATCGGCGACTCTGGGCGAGCAGCACGGCAGCGCGGAAGCCGCCAGGACCGTGTCGGGGATGGTGCACACGCTGGCCAACACGGACGACTCGATGCAGGATCCCGGGCAAGGGACGATTCCGCCTCCGCTGCGCGACAGCGTCGGGCACATGCTGTCCAACTACATGGGCGCTGTGCACGATGCCGGGCCGCCGTCGCCGAACGACGGAGATTCACTGGGCATGAGTGGGGACAACCCGAACTGGGCGACAGGGGCGGCAGGAGACATGAATCCCCGATTCAGCCAGAGCGAGGTGTACAAGGTGATGGGATCGGCTGCCTACGATCCCAATGCCTACGCGGAGATGCGCGACGCGAACATGGTGCACACCGAGTTGAGGCTCGACTCGATCGCGGCGAATGACAGTATTCCCCTGGAAGAACGTCGTGGAGAAATGGAAGAGAAGGCGAGTAAGGCCTCATCCGTGTTCGGTGCGTTGGACGAGGCCCGGTCCTACGCCGTGGACGAGTTCTACGACGGCGAGGACGCCGCCTTCAACTCCAAGATCGACGCGGGCGGAACCCTGACGTCCTGGGCAGTGACCGGTGCCAGCGCGGCCTGGAGCGGTCCCGGTGGTGCGGCCCTGGGAACGGCCGGGGCCGATGCGGTCGATCAGGTCGCGGAGCAGCTCAAGCAGGACAGTTCTAACGTCGTGACTCGGGAGACAGCCGATCTCCAGGGGAAAGGTCAGAATGACGCGAACAGCCTGTTGAATCAGACTCTGTGGGAGAACCGGATGTGGAAGGAGGGGGAACCTCCTCCGCCGGAGCTGTTTCCTGGGGAGTCGTCGCAGCGGATTATCGACTCGAACGGGCGTATGTCGGAGACCTACCAAGAGTGGGTCGGTAGTAGGGACCCCTACGACCTCAGAGAGCATACGGTGCAGAACGCTTATCATACCGGGGCCGATGTGTACGCCGATGCCACGGGAAACCGTCCGGTGCGGGTGAGCGAGACCGAGTGA
- a CDS encoding PepSY domain-containing protein, translating to MPGNKKLVGALAVAGGVLALGGTAVAFGSGGGSAAEAAGDAPAEVRSVSEGNDAGPDGVYTGPDPDEVYTGPDPDEVYTGPDPDEVYTGPGEGYRGPRPEHCTKEKPAVNGDRAREIALERVPQAKVIEVELDRCYGLEWELELREGQTEYDVTVDARSGDVVGYEQDRDD from the coding sequence TTGCCGGGAAACAAGAAGCTGGTCGGAGCGCTCGCGGTCGCGGGTGGAGTGCTCGCCCTGGGCGGCACCGCCGTGGCCTTCGGAAGCGGCGGGGGTTCCGCCGCGGAGGCTGCCGGGGACGCGCCCGCCGAGGTGCGCTCGGTTTCCGAGGGGAACGACGCGGGCCCGGACGGTGTCTACACCGGACCGGACCCCGATGAGGTCTACACCGGACCGGACCCCGATGAGGTCTACACCGGACCGGACCCCGATGAGGTCTACACCGGGCCGGGCGAGGGGTATCGCGGCCCGCGGCCGGAGCACTGCACGAAGGAGAAGCCTGCGGTCAACGGTGACCGGGCGCGCGAGATCGCGCTGGAGCGAGTGCCGCAGGCGAAGGTGATCGAGGTCGAGCTCGACCGCTGCTACGGGCTCGAGTGGGAGCTCGAGCTGCGCGAGGGGCAGACGGAGTACGACGTCACCGTGGACGCGCGCAGCGGCGACGTGGTCGGCTACGAGCAGGACCGGGACGACTGA
- a CDS encoding sensor histidine kinase has protein sequence MRRRIALLVAATTTLVLVAFLIPLAVLVRTVAFDRAVNTATTEAQALTSVVSTADRSTLELSVQRANAEGRFPVTVFLADGRRLGARAERTPAVRLAARGRSLTVDTGDGVAVLVSVGDSSGGQAVIRSVVGDRELMRGVHRAWLLLAGLGLVLLVLSVLVADRMARSLVRPTRELSAVSHRLAGGELDARARVEAPGEMRDVATALNHLASRIRELLAEEREYVADLSHRLRTPLMSLRLDAESLRDGEESRRITEHVDALQRAVTRIIEQAGRRSSQTPVPDSCDAAAVVSERLEFWSVLAEDTEREMRSEIAPGPLRVAVGDSELSDCVDALLGNVFAHTEEGVGFEVRLFSAEGFARLVVTDDGPGFDGLESGSGPLSRGASGSGSSGLGLDIARRAAGESGGSVTLGAGENGGARVVVDFGVPAE, from the coding sequence ATGCGGCGGCGCATCGCGCTGCTGGTGGCGGCCACCACGACCCTGGTGCTGGTGGCGTTCCTCATCCCGCTGGCCGTGCTGGTCCGCACCGTGGCCTTCGACCGGGCCGTGAACACCGCGACCACAGAGGCGCAGGCGCTGACCTCCGTGGTCAGCACGGCGGACAGGTCCACTCTGGAGCTCAGTGTTCAGCGGGCCAACGCGGAGGGCAGGTTCCCCGTCACCGTGTTCCTCGCCGACGGCCGGCGGCTCGGAGCGCGGGCCGAGCGCACCCCGGCGGTGCGCCTGGCCGCCAGGGGGCGCAGCCTCACCGTGGACACCGGTGACGGGGTGGCCGTGCTGGTCTCGGTGGGGGACTCCTCGGGAGGTCAGGCGGTCATCCGGAGCGTTGTCGGGGATCGGGAGCTCATGCGCGGGGTGCACCGCGCGTGGTTGCTGCTGGCCGGGCTCGGGTTGGTGCTGCTAGTGCTGAGCGTGCTGGTCGCCGACCGGATGGCCCGTTCGCTGGTTCGGCCGACCAGGGAGCTCTCCGCGGTGTCCCACCGGCTGGCCGGTGGGGAGCTGGACGCCAGGGCGCGGGTGGAGGCTCCCGGGGAGATGCGCGACGTGGCCACCGCGCTGAACCACCTGGCGAGCCGGATCCGGGAGCTGCTGGCGGAGGAGCGCGAGTACGTGGCCGACCTCTCGCACCGGCTGCGGACCCCGCTGATGTCGCTGCGGCTGGACGCGGAGTCGTTGCGGGACGGGGAGGAGTCCCGGCGCATCACCGAGCACGTGGACGCGTTGCAGCGCGCGGTGACGCGGATAATCGAGCAGGCGGGCAGGCGCAGTTCGCAGACCCCGGTGCCGGACAGCTGCGACGCGGCGGCCGTGGTTTCCGAGCGGCTCGAGTTCTGGTCGGTGCTGGCCGAGGACACCGAGCGCGAGATGCGCTCCGAGATCGCGCCGGGGCCGCTGCGCGTGGCCGTGGGGGATTCGGAGCTCTCCGACTGCGTGGACGCGCTGCTGGGCAACGTCTTCGCGCACACCGAGGAGGGCGTCGGCTTCGAGGTGCGGTTGTTCTCCGCCGAGGGGTTCGCGCGGTTGGTGGTCACCGACGACGGGCCCGGTTTCGACGGGCTGGAGTCCGGCAGCGGGCCGTTGAGCCGCGGGGCCAGCGGCAGCGGGTCCAGCGGGCTCGGTCTGGACATCGCGCGCCGCGCCGCCGGCGAGTCCGGCGGTTCGGTGACGCTGGGCGCGGGTGAGAACGGCGGTGCGCGCGTGGTAGTGGACTTCGGGGTGCCCGCGGAGTGA
- a CDS encoding type VII secretion target: MNAPSDGGSGYSVRPEEVTKLGKKAEELGSRVVNLVRATAEESTAAAQAHQDWAFAGPLESLQRSCEHNIEGFGRWADDMGDRLAAAARNYEKTDDWALEKLRGTGV, from the coding sequence ATGAACGCGCCTTCCGACGGGGGCAGTGGCTACTCCGTCCGGCCCGAGGAAGTGACGAAGCTCGGCAAGAAGGCGGAAGAACTGGGCAGCAGGGTGGTGAACCTGGTGCGGGCCACGGCGGAGGAGTCGACCGCAGCGGCGCAGGCACATCAGGACTGGGCGTTCGCTGGCCCGCTGGAGAGCCTGCAGCGCAGCTGCGAGCACAACATCGAGGGGTTCGGGCGCTGGGCCGACGACATGGGGGACCGGTTGGCTGCGGCGGCCAGGAACTACGAGAAGACCGATGACTGGGCGCTGGAGAAACTCCGGGGAACCGGAGTCTGA
- a CDS encoding response regulator transcription factor: protein MAQVLLVEDDSALRTSLSRGLSERGHAVTSAGTAMDGLNLIVSGKPDLVVLDIGLPDLDGREMLRMLRAASRVPVIVGTARGGEDEIVTVLDAGADDYVVKPFSVGQLDARIRAVLRRGGEQSRPEVLVVGGLRIDPAARSAALDGSRLDLNPKEFDMLHYLAVRAGQVVSKRELLTEVWQLPYGGADKTVDVHVSWLRRKLGETAREARYLHTVRGVGVRLAAPDESGAR, encoded by the coding sequence GTGGCGCAGGTGCTGCTTGTCGAGGACGACTCGGCTCTTCGCACGTCGTTGAGCAGGGGGTTGAGTGAGCGCGGGCACGCGGTCACCTCCGCGGGGACCGCGATGGACGGGTTGAACCTGATCGTCTCGGGCAAGCCCGATCTCGTGGTGCTGGACATCGGTCTACCCGATCTGGACGGGCGGGAGATGCTGCGGATGCTGCGCGCGGCGAGCCGGGTTCCCGTGATCGTGGGCACCGCGCGCGGCGGCGAGGACGAGATCGTGACCGTGCTGGACGCGGGCGCGGACGACTACGTGGTCAAGCCGTTCAGCGTGGGGCAGCTGGACGCCCGGATCAGGGCGGTGCTGCGCAGGGGCGGGGAGCAGTCGCGTCCGGAGGTGCTCGTGGTCGGCGGGCTGCGGATCGACCCGGCGGCCCGTTCGGCCGCTCTGGACGGTTCGCGGCTGGACCTCAACCCGAAGGAGTTCGACATGCTGCACTACCTCGCCGTGCGCGCGGGGCAGGTGGTGAGCAAGCGCGAGCTGCTCACCGAGGTGTGGCAGCTGCCCTACGGCGGGGCGGACAAGACCGTGGACGTGCACGTCTCCTGGCTACGGCGCAAGCTCGGCGAGACCGCGCGGGAGGCGCGCTACCTGCACACGGTGCGCGGCGTGGGGGTGCGGCTGGCGGCCCCGGACGAATCCGGTGCGCGCTGA
- a CDS encoding macrolide family glycosyltransferase produces the protein MPAYGHVNPSLALVEELVRRGHRVSYATGSDMVPAVRAAGAEPVPVPMEQPSAPAGDGALTPEAMAPMMEKFLEDTRETLPKLAEHFADEHVDAVCADSATPAGRVFAKKLGVPNISLVPTHAGNEEFSMRAEFLKRAPEDFDQNHPVLRDFTERMSELAVQQGVELDSESMMAEPAGALNLVFIPREFQFHADSFDERFAFLGPLLGGRAEREQWQPRRSDRPLLFVSLGTIFHGHLEFYRTCIEAFADTGWQVAMSIGNRVGPEELGEIPENFEVRARFPQTAVLRHADVFLSHAGMNSTMESLSYGVPLITAPRMVEQEMNAERVRELNLGGQLVEGELTDAARLRERIEEVAADGEITKAVGEMAETISGYGGARAGVDAIEAYLGAD, from the coding sequence ATGCCCGCCTACGGGCACGTCAATCCGTCACTCGCACTCGTCGAGGAACTGGTTCGCCGGGGCCACCGGGTCAGCTACGCCACCGGTTCCGACATGGTCCCCGCCGTGCGCGCCGCCGGTGCCGAACCCGTTCCGGTGCCGATGGAGCAGCCCTCCGCCCCCGCGGGGGACGGGGCGCTGACCCCGGAGGCGATGGCCCCGATGATGGAGAAGTTCCTGGAGGACACCCGGGAGACGCTGCCGAAGCTGGCGGAGCACTTCGCCGACGAGCACGTCGACGCGGTCTGCGCGGACTCGGCCACCCCGGCCGGACGCGTGTTCGCGAAGAAGCTCGGAGTCCCCAACATCTCCCTGGTCCCGACCCACGCGGGCAACGAGGAGTTCTCGATGCGTGCGGAGTTCTTGAAGCGGGCTCCGGAGGACTTCGACCAGAACCATCCGGTGCTGCGGGACTTCACCGAGCGGATGAGCGAACTCGCCGTGCAGCAAGGTGTCGAGCTCGACAGCGAGTCGATGATGGCCGAACCGGCAGGCGCGCTGAACCTCGTGTTCATCCCGCGGGAGTTCCAGTTCCACGCGGACAGCTTCGACGAGCGGTTCGCCTTCCTCGGGCCGTTGCTGGGCGGTCGGGCCGAGCGTGAGCAGTGGCAGCCCCGGCGCTCGGACCGGCCACTGCTGTTCGTCTCGCTGGGAACCATCTTCCACGGACACCTGGAGTTCTACCGGACCTGCATCGAGGCCTTCGCCGACACCGGCTGGCAGGTGGCGATGTCCATCGGTAACCGGGTCGGTCCGGAGGAGCTGGGCGAGATCCCCGAGAACTTCGAGGTGCGTGCCCGCTTCCCGCAGACGGCCGTGCTGCGGCACGCCGACGTGTTCCTCTCGCACGCGGGGATGAACTCCACGATGGAGTCCCTCTCCTACGGAGTACCGCTGATCACGGCTCCCCGGATGGTGGAGCAGGAGATGAACGCCGAGCGGGTTCGCGAGCTGAACCTCGGCGGGCAGCTCGTCGAGGGGGAACTGACCGACGCCGCGCGGCTGCGTGAACGGATCGAGGAAGTCGCCGCGGACGGGGAGATCACCAAGGCCGTGGGCGAGATGGCCGAGACCATCAGCGGGTACGGCGGGGCCCGCGCAGGTGTGGACGCTATCGAGGCGTACCTAGGGGCTGACTAG
- a CDS encoding rhodanese-like domain-containing protein, producing MDTSATRELAGANPRTRLVDVRTPGEFAAERIPGSHNVPLELLREHSSELASAHEDPVVLVCASGTRAEQARELLESAGITQARVLRGGLAGWRKDGGAIASGSVERGSGTWSMERQVRLVAGSLVLLGVVGSVFHRPLKWLAGFVGAGLTFAAVSDTCAMARLLELLPHNRAPRNQTSELLAALTDRHPPAGSGS from the coding sequence ATGGACACCTCAGCGACCCGCGAGCTTGCCGGGGCGAACCCGCGCACGCGCCTCGTCGACGTGCGCACCCCTGGCGAGTTCGCCGCAGAGCGCATTCCCGGCTCGCACAACGTGCCGCTGGAGCTGTTACGCGAGCACAGCTCAGAGCTCGCTTCCGCGCACGAGGACCCCGTGGTGCTCGTGTGCGCTTCGGGGACGCGGGCCGAGCAGGCGCGTGAACTGCTGGAATCGGCCGGAATCACGCAGGCCCGAGTGCTGCGCGGCGGTTTGGCGGGCTGGCGGAAGGACGGCGGCGCCATCGCGAGCGGCTCCGTCGAGCGCGGCTCCGGCACCTGGTCCATGGAGCGGCAGGTCCGGCTGGTGGCGGGCTCGCTGGTGCTGCTCGGCGTGGTGGGCAGCGTCTTCCACCGTCCGCTGAAGTGGCTCGCCGGGTTCGTCGGCGCCGGGCTGACCTTCGCCGCCGTCAGCGACACCTGCGCCATGGCCCGGCTGCTCGAACTGCTGCCGCACAACCGCGCGCCGCGGAACCAGACCTCCGAACTGCTCGCGGCCCTGACCGACCGGCACCCTCCGGCGGGGTCCGGCAGCTGA
- a CDS encoding ATP-binding cassette domain-containing protein, which yields MTGPPIEVEHVSKEFGKFTALDDVSLQVPRGSVLGLLGHNGAGKTTLVNILSTLSPPTRGTARVAGHDVVRESRKVCSRIGLTGQFAAVDEQLSGSDNLVLVARLLGAGKRAAKKRAEELLELFELTEAAKRPARNYSGGMRRRLDLAASLVGGPDVIFLDEPTTGLDPSSRMGLWRIVENLVNDGTTVLLTTQYLDEADRLADSITVLSSGKVVASGTAEELKAEVGQRTATATLADPADAERAVNALRAGGMSPVHDAERHVITTPVAASHELAVVVRALDEAGIEVSGLGLGEPTLDDVYLTLANSAHQAA from the coding sequence ATGACAGGACCACCCATCGAGGTCGAGCACGTCAGCAAGGAATTCGGCAAGTTCACGGCACTGGACGACGTGAGTCTGCAGGTGCCGCGGGGATCGGTACTGGGGTTGCTGGGGCACAACGGTGCGGGCAAGACCACGCTGGTCAACATCCTGAGCACCCTGTCCCCTCCGACGAGGGGAACGGCGCGGGTGGCGGGCCACGACGTGGTCCGGGAGAGCAGGAAGGTCTGCTCCCGCATCGGCCTGACCGGGCAGTTCGCCGCGGTGGACGAGCAACTGTCCGGATCGGACAACTTGGTCCTCGTGGCCAGGCTGCTGGGAGCGGGCAAGCGCGCGGCCAAGAAGCGCGCCGAGGAACTGCTCGAGCTGTTCGAGCTGACCGAGGCCGCCAAGCGGCCCGCGCGCAACTACTCCGGGGGGATGCGCCGCAGGCTGGACCTGGCCGCCAGCCTCGTCGGGGGACCGGACGTGATCTTCCTGGACGAGCCGACCACGGGACTGGACCCGTCCAGCCGCATGGGGCTGTGGCGGATCGTGGAGAACCTGGTCAACGACGGGACCACGGTGTTGCTGACCACGCAGTACCTCGACGAGGCGGACAGGCTCGCCGACTCCATCACCGTGCTGTCCAGCGGCAAGGTCGTCGCCTCGGGAACGGCCGAGGAGCTCAAGGCCGAGGTGGGGCAGCGGACCGCCACCGCGACGCTGGCCGACCCCGCCGACGCGGAGCGGGCGGTGAACGCGCTGCGCGCAGGCGGGATGAGCCCGGTGCACGACGCGGAGCGGCACGTGATCACCACACCGGTGGCCGCCTCGCACGAGCTCGCCGTGGTCGTGCGCGCGCTGGACGAGGCCGGCATCGAGGTGAGCGGGCTCGGACTGGGCGAACCGACTCTGGACGACGTCTACCTGACCCTGGCCAACTCCGCGCATCAGGCGGCCTGA
- a CDS encoding putative quinol monooxygenase: protein MIFIAVKFRVLPESADRWPEIARDFTEATRAEEGCLWFDWSRSLEDPNEYVLLEAFRDGDAGAAHVQSEHFKTAQQTLPPHLAETPRVINTPVDQDDWSQLGEMAVDSES from the coding sequence ATGATCTTCATCGCCGTCAAGTTCCGCGTTCTTCCCGAGTCCGCGGACCGGTGGCCCGAGATCGCGCGCGATTTCACCGAGGCGACGCGTGCGGAGGAGGGCTGCTTGTGGTTCGACTGGTCCCGCAGCCTGGAGGACCCGAACGAGTACGTCCTGCTCGAGGCCTTCCGCGACGGGGACGCCGGGGCCGCGCACGTGCAGTCCGAGCACTTCAAGACCGCCCAGCAGACCCTTCCGCCCCACCTGGCGGAGACTCCGCGGGTGATCAACACGCCGGTGGATCAGGACGACTGGTCCCAGCTCGGTGAGATGGCCGTGGACTCGGAGAGCTGA